A genomic region of Longimicrobiales bacterium contains the following coding sequences:
- a CDS encoding PQQ-dependent sugar dehydrogenase — protein MLRNTLGLCAIGFLIVPATHASAQAPVLPSAHHDYRVVTVAEGLVHPWSIAALPDGDMLVTERPGRLRIIRGGQLLPDPVPGVPAVLAEGQGGLLDVVPHPDFSSNRLIYLSFSKPVAGEQGATTAVVRGRFLDDRLTDVEEIFEAASRGRGHYGSRIAFDGQGYVFITVGDRQAPSTGDLEAHPAQDLSNHHGTIVRLHDDGRVPDDNPFVGRAGARPEIWSYGHRNAQGLAFHPETGDLWANEHGPQGGDELNRITAGANYGWPVIGYGVNYRSGTVIHEGTHREGMEAPVHVWVPSIATSGLMIYTGDRFPAWRGSFFIGGLAGEQLARLEMDGTTTRIEETLVRGMGRIRDVRQGVDGYIYLAIDHRGGEPTRIVRLEPVTEAAR, from the coding sequence ATGCTTCGCAACACTCTCGGCCTCTGCGCCATCGGATTCCTCATCGTCCCGGCGACGCACGCTTCCGCACAGGCACCCGTGCTTCCCTCCGCTCATCACGATTATCGTGTCGTTACGGTAGCGGAAGGACTCGTCCACCCGTGGTCCATTGCCGCACTGCCTGATGGTGACATGCTCGTCACGGAGCGGCCGGGGCGCCTGCGCATCATCCGCGGTGGACAGCTGCTGCCGGATCCGGTGCCGGGCGTGCCCGCGGTGCTCGCAGAGGGCCAGGGCGGCCTCCTCGACGTGGTACCACACCCGGACTTCTCATCGAACCGACTCATCTATCTGAGCTTCTCGAAGCCGGTTGCAGGCGAGCAGGGCGCGACGACGGCCGTCGTGCGCGGCCGATTCCTCGATGATCGGCTCACCGACGTCGAGGAGATCTTCGAGGCGGCTTCACGTGGTCGCGGCCATTACGGCTCACGCATCGCGTTCGATGGTCAGGGCTACGTCTTCATTACCGTCGGCGACCGCCAGGCCCCTTCAACGGGAGACCTCGAGGCGCACCCCGCGCAGGACCTGTCCAATCACCATGGCACCATCGTCCGCCTGCACGACGACGGCCGCGTGCCGGATGACAACCCGTTCGTTGGTCGAGCGGGTGCGCGCCCGGAGATCTGGAGCTACGGCCACCGCAATGCACAGGGCCTCGCCTTTCACCCGGAGACCGGTGACCTGTGGGCCAACGAGCACGGACCCCAGGGGGGCGATGAGCTCAACCGCATCACCGCCGGAGCCAACTACGGCTGGCCGGTGATCGGCTATGGCGTGAACTACCGCAGCGGCACAGTCATACACGAAGGCACGCACCGCGAGGGCATGGAGGCGCCCGTCCACGTCTGGGTCCCCTCCATCGCCACGTCCGGCCTCATGATCTACACCGGCGATCGCTTCCCCGCGTGGCGCGGCAGCTTCTTCATCGGCGGCCTCGCCGGCGAGCAGCTCGCGCGGCTCGAGATGGACGGCACCACCACACGCATCGAGGAGACGCTCGTACGCGGCATGGGCCGTATCCGCGATGTGCGGCAGGGCGTCGACGGCTACATCTATCTGGCGATCGATCACCGCGGCGGCGAACCCACGCGCATCGTACGCCTCGAGCCGGTGACAGAAGCGGCGCGCTAG
- a CDS encoding beta-ketoacyl-ACP synthase III: MLRTEFISTGFSVPDRVLTNDDLKQWWDTSDEWIRERSGIEQRHWVEPGQQAGSDLALEATRKALERAQMDASEIDCIIYATLSPDYFFPGGGVYLQAKLGIPGVPALDIRNQCTGFLYGLSVADAWIRTGQYRRVLLVGAEVHSTGLDYGPAGRDVGVLFGDGAGVAILGPTEDAGRGVLSTHLHADGSQADKLWCESGASARFPRISHEDLDEGRQYPKMNGRHVFRNAVARMPESVQAALSAHDLAVDDIDLLVAHQANLRINEAVAQQLGIGADRVYNNIQRFGNTTAATIPIALDECAQSGRLKRGDLLVLTGFGSGFTWGSAVIRW; encoded by the coding sequence ATGCTTCGCACCGAGTTCATCAGCACTGGCTTCAGCGTGCCCGACCGGGTGCTGACCAACGACGACCTGAAGCAGTGGTGGGATACATCGGACGAATGGATCCGGGAGCGGAGCGGTATCGAGCAGCGGCACTGGGTCGAGCCCGGGCAGCAGGCGGGGTCCGACCTGGCGCTGGAAGCGACGCGCAAGGCGCTCGAGCGGGCGCAGATGGACGCATCGGAGATCGACTGCATCATCTACGCGACACTCAGCCCCGACTACTTCTTCCCGGGCGGCGGCGTGTATCTCCAGGCGAAGCTGGGCATACCCGGCGTGCCGGCGCTCGACATCCGTAACCAGTGCACGGGGTTCCTGTATGGTCTGTCGGTCGCGGATGCGTGGATCAGAACGGGTCAGTATCGCCGCGTCCTGCTGGTAGGAGCCGAGGTGCATTCGACGGGGCTCGACTACGGACCGGCGGGGCGAGACGTCGGCGTCCTGTTCGGCGACGGTGCTGGCGTTGCGATCCTCGGACCGACCGAAGACGCCGGCCGCGGCGTGCTGTCGACGCATCTGCACGCGGATGGCAGCCAGGCGGACAAGCTGTGGTGCGAGTCCGGTGCATCCGCCCGCTTCCCCCGCATCTCGCACGAGGACCTGGATGAGGGCCGGCAGTACCCGAAGATGAACGGACGGCATGTCTTTCGTAACGCGGTCGCGCGCATGCCGGAGTCCGTGCAGGCCGCGCTGTCCGCACACGACCTGGCGGTCGATGACATCGATCTGCTGGTCGCGCACCAGGCCAACCTGCGCATCAACGAAGCGGTCGCACAGCAGCTGGGTATCGGCGCGGACCGCGTCTACAACAACATTCAGCGCTTCGGCAACACAACGGCGGCCACGATCCCGATCGCACTGGATGAGTGCGCGCAGAGCGGCCGTCTGAAGCGCGGGGACCTGCTCGTGTTGACCGGGTTCGGCAGCGGCTTCACGTGGGGCAGCGCCGTCATCCGCTGGTAG
- a CDS encoding L,D-transpeptidase produces MANRATDLPCSDPRRASGQGRSRQDSRAVARLIWLTSTFSILSVSSAAAQPLVTPDSEPVRRIIVSLQENRLWLTEGPDTLLSAPVAVGRNATFRHGSKVYNWETPRGERVILDKRLDPVWNVPDWHYYERADRENRELIEMVRGRRYPLADGSHLEVRGANVVRVLGQQFWVVPQGREIIIDGVLYAPPVGTVQRRVPGALGTRALDLGEGYLIHGTTPHNQSSIGNAASHGCIRMHTGDVERLFELVDRGTPVLIY; encoded by the coding sequence ATGGCGAATCGGGCGACCGATCTGCCGTGCAGTGACCCGCGTCGGGCGAGCGGGCAGGGCCGAAGCCGGCAGGATAGTCGGGCAGTTGCACGCCTGATCTGGCTCACCTCTACGTTCTCCATACTCTCCGTATCCAGCGCCGCGGCCCAGCCGCTTGTCACCCCTGACTCCGAACCCGTCCGTCGCATCATCGTCTCCCTGCAGGAAAATCGCCTCTGGCTGACCGAAGGACCGGACACGCTGCTGTCCGCGCCCGTGGCGGTCGGTCGCAACGCCACGTTCCGTCACGGCTCCAAAGTCTACAACTGGGAGACGCCGCGCGGCGAGCGTGTCATTCTCGACAAGAGGCTGGATCCCGTCTGGAACGTGCCCGACTGGCACTATTACGAGCGCGCCGACAGGGAGAACCGCGAGCTGATCGAGATGGTGCGGGGCCGGCGGTATCCGCTCGCGGACGGCAGTCATCTCGAGGTACGCGGCGCAAACGTCGTGCGCGTGCTCGGTCAGCAGTTCTGGGTGGTGCCGCAGGGCAGGGAGATCATCATCGACGGAGTTCTGTATGCGCCGCCCGTGGGTACGGTTCAGCGCAGGGTACCGGGAGCGCTCGGGACGCGCGCGCTCGATCTCGGAGAGGGATATCTGATTCATGGGACCACGCCGCACAATCAGTCGTCGATCGGCAATGCCGCGAGTCACGGCTGCATCCGGATGCATACCGGCGACGTGGAGCGACTGTTCGAGTTGGTGGATAGAGGGACGCCGGTGCTGATCTACTGA
- a CDS encoding putative molybdenum carrier protein, with product MSRRWDITTIVSGGQTGADRAALDVALAWNLSVRGWVPRGRRAEDGVISARYPNLRETADIDTAERTRLNVRDSDGCLIVSHGALTGGSRLAETTALELGRPLLHVDLSSTTMADAVRAAAAWVHEHRVREPGLGGPRASEDPHIYAATTVLLSGLLGFLLTP from the coding sequence ATGAGCAGACGATGGGACATCACGACGATCGTATCGGGCGGTCAGACCGGAGCGGACCGCGCGGCGCTCGACGTCGCACTCGCATGGAACCTGTCTGTTCGCGGCTGGGTCCCGCGCGGGCGGCGTGCCGAGGATGGCGTCATTTCCGCGCGCTACCCGAACCTGCGCGAGACAGCAGACATCGATACGGCCGAGCGTACGCGTTTGAATGTGCGCGACTCGGATGGCTGCCTGATCGTATCGCATGGCGCGCTCACCGGCGGATCCCGCCTCGCAGAAACCACGGCGCTGGAGCTGGGGCGACCGCTGCTGCACGTCGACCTGTCTTCGACCACGATGGCTGACGCGGTGCGCGCTGCAGCCGCGTGGGTGCATGAACACCGCGTGCGCGAGCCCGGCCTCGGCGGTCCGCGCGCAAGCGAGGATCCACACATCTACGCTGCCACGACGGTGCTGCTCAGCGGTCTGCTGGGATTTCTGCTCACGCCGTAG
- a CDS encoding M1 family aminopeptidase — protein MRSCTVWWLLLLLLVPAEAVRAQNAAPEPGLTAVLAAHRARTISNLRYDLGFRVPADADAAIDGTLTLRFSLSDAAQPLVLDFDAAEPHVASVSSGGVPVSFELVNGHVVIPTVALKRGANELRMRFTAGDGSLNRNPDFLYTLFVPDRASNAFPSFDQPDLKAVYSLTLDVPADWQAVANGAEQDVVEDGGRRRITFAPTAPISTYLFSFAAGKFAVETAERDGRTMRMFHRETDAAKLARSRDTIFDLHAAALRWLEDYTGIPYPFGKFDFVLVPSFQYGGMEHPGAILYNAGRMLLEPAPTQNEQLGRASLIAHETAHMWFGDLVTMQWFDDVWMKEVFANFMAAKIVNPAFPDIDHDLRFVLAHHPTAYSVDRTAGTHAIRQQLDNLNEAGSLYGAIIYQKAPVVMRQLEVIVGEAAFRDGMREYLRDYAFGNATWRDLVDILDRRTPQDLSAWSRVWVEESGRPHVRVEVDIEDGRVSELTLHQEDPAGRGRVWPQRVDVQLTWQNSALTLPVVSDAPAVQVAAAAGQAMPRYVLPDARGLGYGRFMLDEATRSFLLDSLAAVSPAVARGTAVLALQDAMLSGEVAPAALLNALMTAVATEGEQLLTARYLGMIGGVFWRFLKPDARAQVAPALERLLWRGLSEAADASAKASWFAAVRNVALTEASVARLHAVWARTDSIPGLPLAERDYTALAEELALRGVAQSRDVLQEQLGRIENADRRARFEFILPALSADPAVRDSFFASLADVRNRSHEPWVTDGLAMLNHPLRADQALEYIRPALELLPEIQRTGDIFFPRRWVDAMLSGHATPEAAAEVRAYLDQTPDLAPRLRGIVLQAADDLFRAAALR, from the coding sequence ATGCGATCGTGCACTGTGTGGTGGCTGCTGCTGCTGCTGCTGGTCCCGGCTGAGGCCGTGCGGGCACAGAACGCGGCCCCGGAGCCGGGACTGACGGCCGTGCTCGCGGCGCACCGCGCCCGCACCATCAGCAACCTCCGGTACGATCTGGGCTTCCGCGTACCCGCGGACGCAGATGCAGCGATCGATGGCACTCTCACGCTCCGCTTCTCGCTGAGCGACGCCGCGCAGCCGCTCGTGCTCGATTTCGACGCAGCCGAGCCGCACGTCGCCTCCGTCAGCAGCGGCGGAGTGCCGGTATCGTTCGAGCTGGTGAACGGCCATGTCGTGATCCCGACGGTGGCGCTGAAGCGCGGAGCCAACGAGCTGAGGATGCGGTTCACCGCCGGCGACGGATCGCTCAACCGCAATCCCGATTTCCTCTACACGCTGTTCGTGCCGGACCGCGCGTCGAACGCGTTCCCGTCGTTCGACCAGCCGGACCTGAAAGCCGTCTACAGCCTCACGCTCGACGTACCGGCCGACTGGCAGGCCGTGGCGAATGGTGCCGAACAGGACGTGGTGGAGGATGGCGGCCGCAGGCGCATCACGTTCGCACCGACCGCACCGATCAGCACCTACCTCTTCTCGTTCGCCGCGGGGAAGTTCGCGGTGGAAACGGCGGAGCGCGACGGGCGCACCATGCGCATGTTCCACCGCGAGACGGATGCGGCGAAGCTGGCGCGCAGCCGCGACACCATCTTCGACCTGCACGCGGCAGCGCTGCGCTGGCTCGAGGACTACACGGGCATTCCGTATCCCTTCGGCAAGTTCGACTTCGTACTCGTGCCGTCGTTTCAGTACGGCGGCATGGAGCACCCGGGCGCCATCCTGTACAATGCGGGCCGCATGCTGCTGGAGCCGGCGCCTACACAGAACGAGCAGCTCGGCCGCGCCAGCCTCATCGCTCATGAGACCGCGCACATGTGGTTCGGCGATCTCGTCACGATGCAGTGGTTCGACGACGTCTGGATGAAGGAGGTGTTCGCGAACTTCATGGCGGCGAAGATCGTGAACCCGGCGTTCCCCGACATCGACCATGACCTGCGCTTCGTGCTCGCGCATCACCCGACCGCGTACTCGGTCGATCGCACCGCGGGCACGCACGCGATACGGCAGCAGCTCGACAACCTGAACGAGGCCGGGTCGCTGTACGGCGCGATCATCTACCAGAAGGCGCCGGTCGTGATGCGCCAGCTCGAGGTCATCGTCGGTGAGGCGGCCTTCCGCGACGGGATGCGGGAGTACCTGCGCGACTACGCGTTCGGCAATGCGACATGGCGGGACCTGGTGGACATCCTCGACCGTCGCACCCCGCAGGACCTGTCGGCGTGGAGTCGCGTGTGGGTGGAGGAGTCAGGCCGTCCGCACGTTCGTGTCGAGGTCGACATCGAGGATGGACGCGTCAGCGAGTTGACGCTGCACCAGGAGGATCCCGCCGGCCGCGGCCGCGTGTGGCCGCAGCGCGTGGACGTGCAGCTCACCTGGCAGAATTCGGCGCTGACGCTGCCCGTAGTGAGCGACGCGCCTGCGGTGCAGGTGGCGGCCGCCGCGGGTCAGGCCATGCCCCGCTACGTGCTGCCTGACGCCCGCGGCCTCGGTTACGGCAGGTTCATGCTCGATGAGGCGACACGCAGCTTTCTGCTCGATTCACTCGCGGCGGTATCGCCCGCGGTGGCGCGGGGCACTGCGGTGCTGGCGCTCCAGGATGCGATGCTCAGCGGGGAGGTCGCGCCGGCGGCACTGCTCAACGCACTGATGACCGCGGTGGCGACGGAAGGCGAGCAGCTGCTTACGGCACGCTACCTGGGCATGATCGGCGGCGTATTCTGGCGGTTCCTGAAGCCCGATGCGCGCGCGCAGGTCGCGCCGGCGCTGGAGCGGCTGCTGTGGCGGGGACTGAGCGAAGCGGCGGATGCGTCCGCGAAGGCGAGCTGGTTCGCCGCGGTGCGTAATGTCGCACTCACGGAGGCGTCGGTCGCAAGACTGCACGCGGTGTGGGCGCGGACTGATTCCATCCCGGGACTGCCGCTAGCCGAGCGGGATTACACCGCGCTGGCCGAGGAGCTTGCCCTGCGCGGCGTGGCGCAATCGCGCGACGTATTGCAGGAGCAGCTGGGCAGGATCGAGAATGCAGACAGGCGTGCCCGCTTCGAGTTCATACTGCCCGCGCTGTCCGCGGATCCGGCCGTACGCGACAGCTTCTTCGCCTCGCTCGCGGACGTGCGCAACCGCTCACACGAGCCGTGGGTGACCGACGGGCTGGCGATGCTCAATCATCCGCTGCGCGCGGATCAGGCGCTGGAGTACATCCGGCCTGCATTGGAGCTGCTGCCGGAGATTCAGCGCACGGGTGACATCTTCTTCCCCCGTCGCTGGGTGGATGCGATGCTCTCGGGGCACGCAACGCCTGAGGCGGCCGCGGAGGTGCGCGCGTACCTCGACCAGACGCCCGACCTCGCGCCGCGACTGCGCGGCATCGTCCTCCAGGCGGCGGACGATCTGTTCCGCGCGGCTGCGCTGCGGTGA
- a CDS encoding outer membrane beta-barrel protein — MRRLLAVSLLFLATSASAQTVPSFSVAADVGPAFPLGDFADDGAERGWSASVSAAARLTRLFGVYAGYERTSFDVEQAADAADDTWTDSGLGAGVRMWFPVRPGARLQPWAQLGAGWHDLDPLIAGPEFSAIDTDGILTLEGGAGLDVAVAGQRVFVRPAVRYRRYSFEAESPGLTAKTTVSSISFALGVMVVVNPGDDASGRSP; from the coding sequence ATGCGCCGCCTGCTCGCTGTTTCGCTGCTGTTCCTGGCCACCTCGGCGTCGGCACAGACCGTCCCTTCCTTTTCCGTCGCCGCCGACGTCGGCCCGGCATTCCCGCTGGGTGATTTCGCCGACGACGGCGCCGAGCGCGGCTGGAGTGCCAGCGTGTCAGCGGCTGCACGTCTCACCCGGCTCTTCGGGGTGTACGCAGGCTACGAGCGTACGTCTTTCGATGTCGAGCAGGCGGCTGACGCGGCCGACGACACCTGGACCGATTCCGGCCTGGGTGCTGGGGTGCGGATGTGGTTTCCCGTCCGACCGGGCGCGCGCCTGCAGCCCTGGGCGCAGCTCGGCGCAGGATGGCATGATCTCGACCCGCTGATCGCAGGCCCGGAATTTTCCGCCATCGATACGGACGGGATCCTCACGCTGGAAGGCGGCGCGGGGTTGGATGTCGCGGTGGCCGGACAGAGGGTGTTCGTCAGACCGGCGGTGCGCTACCGGCGGTACTCCTTCGAGGCGGAATCGCCTGGACTGACCGCGAAGACGACGGTCTCCTCCATCTCTTTCGCCCTCGGCGTGATGGTCGTAGTCAATCCCGGGGACGACGCGAGCGGTCGTTCCCCGTAG